A genomic region of Thermoanaerobaculia bacterium contains the following coding sequences:
- a CDS encoding ABC transporter ATP-binding protein — translation MLEIQNLVKVYPGGVAALQGISLRIPRGMFGLLGPNGSGKSTLMRILAGLLEPSAGRVLFDGTDIVAQPERIWPQLGHLPQSFGFYPNSTGEAMLRHMLQLKGVAAPRGLAALTAELLERVNLTAAARRKVRTYSGGMRQRLGIAQAIAGDPALIIVDEPTAGLDPEERVRFYRLLAELAETRTILLSTHIVEDVAMLCPRFAVIRQGRLLATTTPGEARELLVGTMYEGEVERTALAELAASHCVTQAHLVEGRNRVRLHLPTGAPPAGFTPVPPTLEDAYLVLIRRAGEGDEPALLRAAS, via the coding sequence ATGCTGGAGATTCAGAACCTCGTCAAGGTCTATCCCGGGGGGGTGGCCGCTCTGCAGGGCATCTCGTTGCGGATTCCGCGCGGGATGTTCGGGCTGCTTGGGCCCAACGGTTCGGGCAAGTCCACTCTGATGCGGATTCTCGCGGGGCTTCTCGAGCCCTCTGCGGGGCGAGTGCTGTTCGATGGCACCGACATCGTGGCCCAGCCCGAGCGCATCTGGCCGCAGCTCGGGCATCTCCCGCAGTCGTTCGGCTTCTATCCGAACTCGACCGGCGAGGCGATGCTGCGGCACATGCTGCAGTTGAAGGGCGTCGCGGCGCCGCGCGGCCTCGCGGCACTCACCGCCGAGCTCCTGGAGCGGGTGAATCTCACCGCGGCGGCTCGTCGGAAGGTGAGGACCTACTCGGGCGGGATGCGGCAGCGGCTCGGCATCGCGCAGGCGATCGCCGGCGATCCGGCGCTCATCATCGTCGACGAGCCGACGGCAGGTCTCGATCCGGAGGAGCGCGTGCGCTTCTACCGGCTCCTCGCCGAGCTCGCCGAGACGCGGACCATTCTGCTTTCGACCCACATCGTCGAGGACGTCGCGATGCTCTGTCCGCGCTTCGCCGTCATCCGCCAGGGCCGCCTGCTCGCGACGACCACACCGGGTGAGGCGCGCGAGCTCCTCGTCGGGACGATGTACGAGGGCGAGGTCGAACGCACAGCGCTCGCGGAGCTGGCCGCGAGCCACTGCGTGACCCAGGCGCACCTCGTCGAAGGGCGCAATCGCGTCCGTCTGCATCTGCCGACGGGGGCTCCACCCGCCGGTTTCACTCCCGTCCCCCCGACGCTCGAGGACGCCTATCTGGTCTTGATCCGGCGCGCCGGCGAAGGCGACGAGCCGGCCCTCCTCCGGGCCGCCTCGTGA
- a CDS encoding ABC transporter permease subunit, giving the protein MNRTRLAAIAGHEARTQLRSPAFWVLLVILLAITSTLNPVAMIPSGEIEVGGERAFANSPHALAQSFAIGSFFAYTFFAALMAGFAVIRDDESGIGDLLHATPLTAGEHAVGKLSGVAAALGVALAVHLAFALLFYEGPALFGTGSAAHGPFRAIAYLGAAALFALPGIAWTAAVAFAIGARSRRPMAVYAVPTVLFVYTILISWNFAPATLGAGWDRLLAILDPTAIRWLDRVLFRIDRGVAYWNTAAIEFDWTFVLNRLLALGIAGGAVVASIRRPSSARRRRREARDLRALLAAGPPPGARAPDNASFRPLADLAMTGRAPGLLAGTGTILRAEVGELFRQPALYLFSAFLMLVVAEVAGTEAGLFGSPVLLTAGGIAVRSLPVVTVLVCLYLLFVVVESMHRDSVTGFATLFHAAPVSDTAILLGKGLASTAVIAVLSGACVGAGLALLLLQNGGRIEIGPLLLVYGAVLAPTYLLWAAFVSAVMVVLRSRNGTIAIGLAALAGTAVLFVTGGLSWVTNWPLWGALRWTDMGTFPLNGRALLWNRAAALAVTLFLFLLSRALLVRTERDAAASATRLHRGRLVRASLRLVPFLLLPLLIQGFLAIGIRQGAEGEPEIARAADYFRRNVAAWSAVEPPRLARIDLRIDLEPAERRMALEGSYELENATAEPMARLPFTLGSSFGTVAWRIEGAAPEVEGRSGLDVLTLQRPLAPGETVRVDFAYEATYPRGFSRSGGGAGTFILPAGVLLSTHRGEFLPVPGFVAPASDVDATEGASLSPPPSPGSRAPSFETRVEVSVPSDYSVTSVGVQRREWSAAGRRHAVWESARPVAALSLMAGRWEIRREGDNAVYFHPGHAEKVDEILATLGAARARFSEWFHPYPWKELRLAEFPDLDTEATSYPTLISFSEGIGFLDAGEGPGGVVFSVTAHEVAHQWWGHLLPAAEGPGTGLLVEGLAHYSALLLHESELGAASRIAFACELERLYLEQRRASERPVLVAEEGRPGDEATLALKGAWVLWMLHGELGREAMLAGLRDLVGRHAESRIEATPEDLLSALAAQAKDPAALRSFAAPWLTQVVLPEFEVTGAAVERTAAGWRARATVRNVGTGQVTVEVAALGPGSDPAAEMAPGAGNPRLRTARLGPGRAETLEWSLDFRPARIEVDPGARVLQRNRERARADLDGEPILASLQVPAL; this is encoded by the coding sequence GTGAACCGGACACGGCTCGCCGCGATCGCGGGGCACGAGGCCCGGACGCAGCTGCGGAGCCCGGCTTTCTGGGTCCTGCTCGTGATTCTCCTCGCCATCACGAGCACGCTCAATCCGGTGGCGATGATCCCGTCGGGTGAGATCGAGGTGGGAGGCGAACGGGCGTTCGCCAACTCGCCGCATGCACTGGCGCAGAGCTTCGCCATCGGGAGCTTCTTCGCGTATACCTTTTTCGCCGCGCTGATGGCCGGGTTTGCGGTGATTCGCGACGACGAATCGGGGATCGGCGATCTCCTGCACGCCACGCCACTCACCGCCGGGGAACACGCCGTCGGCAAGCTCTCCGGTGTCGCGGCGGCTCTCGGCGTCGCGCTCGCCGTTCACCTCGCCTTTGCCCTCCTCTTCTACGAGGGTCCGGCGCTCTTCGGGACCGGTTCCGCGGCGCACGGGCCGTTCCGGGCGATCGCCTATCTGGGCGCCGCGGCGCTTTTCGCCCTCCCGGGCATCGCGTGGACCGCCGCGGTCGCCTTTGCGATCGGCGCACGGAGCCGGCGGCCGATGGCGGTTTACGCCGTCCCGACCGTTCTCTTCGTCTACACGATCCTCATCTCCTGGAACTTCGCTCCGGCGACGTTGGGGGCTGGATGGGACCGCCTGCTCGCGATCCTCGACCCGACGGCGATCCGCTGGCTCGATCGCGTCCTCTTCCGGATCGATCGCGGCGTGGCGTACTGGAACACCGCTGCGATCGAGTTCGACTGGACGTTCGTCCTCAATCGGCTGCTCGCGCTCGGCATCGCTGGCGGCGCGGTGGTGGCATCGATCCGCCGCCCCTCGAGCGCACGCCGGCGCCGTCGGGAGGCCCGCGACCTTCGGGCCCTTCTCGCTGCAGGTCCCCCTCCCGGCGCGCGCGCTCCGGACAACGCAAGCTTCCGTCCGCTCGCGGACCTGGCGATGACCGGCCGGGCCCCCGGGCTTCTCGCCGGGACGGGGACCATCCTGCGCGCGGAGGTGGGGGAGCTCTTCCGGCAACCGGCCCTCTACCTCTTCTCGGCCTTCCTGATGCTCGTCGTCGCGGAGGTCGCGGGAACGGAGGCCGGCCTCTTCGGCTCGCCCGTCCTGCTCACCGCCGGTGGCATCGCCGTGCGCTCCCTGCCGGTGGTGACCGTCCTCGTCTGCCTCTACCTGCTCTTCGTGGTCGTCGAATCGATGCATCGCGACAGCGTCACCGGATTTGCGACCCTCTTTCACGCCGCCCCGGTCTCAGACACCGCGATCCTGCTCGGCAAGGGGCTGGCGAGCACGGCCGTCATCGCCGTGTTGAGCGGCGCCTGTGTCGGCGCCGGCCTGGCGTTGCTGCTCCTGCAGAACGGCGGGCGCATCGAGATCGGACCTCTGCTGCTGGTCTACGGTGCGGTGCTCGCACCCACCTACCTGCTGTGGGCCGCATTCGTGAGTGCGGTGATGGTCGTTCTGCGCAGCCGCAACGGGACGATCGCGATCGGGCTCGCTGCGCTCGCGGGAACGGCCGTCCTTTTCGTCACCGGCGGCCTGTCCTGGGTCACCAACTGGCCGCTCTGGGGGGCGTTGCGGTGGACCGACATGGGGACGTTCCCGCTGAATGGGCGGGCGCTCTTGTGGAACCGGGCGGCGGCGCTCGCCGTTACGCTCTTCCTGTTCCTACTCTCGCGAGCCCTCCTGGTGCGGACCGAGCGCGACGCGGCGGCGAGCGCCACGCGGCTGCACCGCGGCCGCCTCGTGCGAGCTTCGCTGCGCCTCGTCCCTTTCCTGCTGCTGCCGCTCCTCATCCAGGGATTTCTCGCCATCGGGATTCGCCAGGGCGCCGAAGGGGAACCCGAGATCGCCCGCGCCGCCGACTACTTCCGGCGGAATGTCGCGGCCTGGAGCGCCGTCGAGCCGCCGCGGCTCGCCCGCATCGATCTGCGGATCGACCTCGAGCCGGCGGAGCGTCGGATGGCGCTCGAGGGCTCCTACGAGCTCGAGAACGCGACGGCGGAGCCGATGGCCCGGCTGCCGTTCACGCTCGGGAGCTCTTTCGGGACGGTCGCCTGGAGGATCGAGGGTGCCGCACCCGAGGTCGAGGGCCGCTCCGGCCTGGACGTGCTCACCCTTCAACGGCCGCTCGCGCCGGGCGAAACGGTGCGTGTGGACTTCGCCTACGAGGCGACCTATCCGCGCGGCTTCAGCCGCAGCGGTGGCGGTGCCGGCACGTTCATCCTGCCGGCGGGCGTTCTCCTGTCGACTCACCGCGGCGAGTTTCTGCCCGTGCCCGGTTTCGTCGCGCCGGCAAGTGATGTCGATGCCACCGAAGGCGCCAGCCTCTCGCCGCCCCCCTCGCCCGGGTCGCGCGCCCCTTCTTTCGAGACTCGCGTGGAGGTCTCGGTGCCGAGCGACTACTCGGTGACCTCGGTGGGTGTGCAGCGACGCGAGTGGTCGGCCGCCGGGCGCCGGCATGCGGTCTGGGAGAGCGCGCGCCCGGTCGCGGCCCTGAGCCTGATGGCGGGGCGCTGGGAGATTCGCCGCGAGGGCGACAACGCGGTCTACTTCCACCCCGGGCACGCCGAAAAGGTCGACGAGATCCTCGCGACGCTGGGAGCCGCGCGGGCGCGCTTCTCGGAGTGGTTCCATCCCTATCCCTGGAAGGAGCTGCGTCTGGCCGAGTTTCCCGACCTCGACACCGAAGCGACGTCCTATCCGACCCTGATCAGCTTCTCGGAAGGGATCGGCTTTCTCGACGCCGGCGAGGGACCGGGGGGGGTGGTCTTCAGCGTCACCGCGCACGAGGTCGCCCACCAGTGGTGGGGACATCTCCTGCCCGCCGCCGAGGGACCGGGAACCGGGCTCCTGGTCGAAGGGCTGGCGCACTACTCGGCGCTTCTGCTGCACGAGTCCGAGCTCGGAGCCGCCTCGCGCATCGCCTTCGCCTGCGAGCTCGAGCGGCTCTACCTCGAGCAGCGCCGGGCGAGCGAACGACCCGTGCTCGTAGCCGAGGAGGGCCGCCCCGGAGACGAAGCGACGCTGGCGCTCAAGGGGGCCTGGGTGCTCTGGATGCTGCACGGCGAGCTCGGCCGGGAGGCGATGCTGGCGGGCCTGCGCGACCTCGTCGGCCGCCACGCCGAGAGCAGGATCGAGGCGACTCCCGAAGACCTCCTGTCAGCGCTCGCGGCGCAGGCGAAGGATCCGGCCGCGCTGCGGAGCTTCGCCGCACCCTGGTTGACGCAAGTCGTTCTGCCCGAGTTCGAGGTGACCGGCGCCGCAGTCGAGAGGACTGCGGCCGGCTGGCGGGCGCGCGCCACGGTGCGCAACGTCGGCACCGGCCAGGTCACGGTCGAGGTCGCGGCGCTCGGCCCCGGCTCCGACCCTGCGGCGGAGATGGCTCCTGGCGCCGGGAACCCCCGGCTGCGCACCGCTCGTCTCGGACCGGGGCGCGCCGAAACGCTCGAATGGTCGCTCGACTTCCGGCCCGCCCGCATCGAGGTCGATCCTGGCGCCCGCGTTCTCCAGCGGAACCGGGAAAGGGCCCGGGCCGACCTCGACGGCGAGCCGATCCTTGCCTCGCTGCAAGTACCCGCGCTGTAA
- a CDS encoding sigma-70 family RNA polymerase sigma factor, producing MQGRPQPQDPEASRFGPAGGSPPEGTADPAQFLAELFREHYDKVFRAAYRITGNAMDAEDVLQSVFLRLARRQEVEPLGEEAAGYFYRSAVNAALDVVRSRQRAGWAPLEEAELPRSTANALAGAEFEPERERRLKQLRKTLRLAVARLSPRAAEVFTLRYFEGLGNQEIAELLGSSQGVVAVLLHRTRYRLRKEITRLMGEAS from the coding sequence GTGCAAGGGCGACCGCAACCGCAGGACCCAGAAGCCTCTCGATTCGGACCCGCCGGGGGATCTCCCCCGGAGGGCACGGCCGATCCGGCCCAGTTCCTCGCGGAGCTCTTCCGCGAGCACTACGACAAGGTCTTCCGCGCCGCCTACCGGATCACCGGCAATGCCATGGACGCCGAAGACGTCCTGCAGTCGGTCTTCCTGCGTCTCGCCCGCCGGCAGGAGGTCGAGCCGCTGGGCGAGGAGGCCGCCGGGTACTTCTACCGCTCGGCGGTAAACGCCGCCCTCGACGTCGTGCGCTCGCGCCAGCGCGCCGGCTGGGCGCCGCTCGAAGAGGCGGAGTTGCCGCGCTCGACCGCGAACGCTCTCGCCGGGGCCGAGTTCGAGCCCGAGCGCGAGCGGCGCCTGAAACAGCTCCGCAAGACCCTGCGCCTCGCGGTGGCGCGCCTTTCGCCGCGCGCCGCCGAAGTCTTCACCCTGCGCTACTTCGAAGGCCTCGGCAACCAGGAGATCGCCGAGCTCCTGGGCAGTTCCCAGGGGGTCGTCGCCGTCCTCCTCCATCGCACCCGCTACCGTCTGCGCAAAGAGATCACCCGCCTCATGGGAGAAGCGTCATGA
- a CDS encoding FecR domain-containing protein — protein MKSEERFEQAVAAVRDESIDPRTVETAGERVWARLTSEVRAAADSGVSGEPAQAESHRILGCEGFRELMPAYLLGALAEPKRVLLEDHTRECLPCRRALAAARQAKAAVRPAAAGEPARVRRGHSAGFGSGTRRWALAAGLAGVALLSGFLVRQAGVGYLGAAPSVTVRSISGELAVVADGEVRPAVAGERIASSQLVRTAQGSGAVLELADGSQIELAERSELGLGRRWDGTILALERGSLIVEAAKQRRGHLYVDTGDCRVSVVGTIFSVNHGAKGSRVSVIEGEVHVRQGAELAVLLPGQQLATGHRLAAVPVAEEISWSRDAARYRERLAALKSLGRELDLALVPASARTSARLLDLVPAGTGVYVALPNLSQSLGTAWQLVQQRVAENPILGEWWSEHFADPADEAEIAQAIAELERFGSELGNEIVIAIDTAIAADSDEQAPHNAPVLLSEVADPARFSPLLDEEIARLNALPASGGSGTEGGNPTDAPRIRRIADPSSETAGTDELLVWLTGDLLLASPSAAPLAAVQAGLASGSNAFVGTPFHSRLAGVYSGGVEWLVGVDLAAIVAQVAEESSSDGEESRRALEHLGLADAEFLILDSRSAAGETQNRAHLGFRQERRGIASWLAEPAPVGALDFVSPAAHLAVGGVLKEPAAMLDDLLALVEATAPEGADAASSPLRQLADFESEHGLSLREDLAATLGGDFAFALDGPWLPMPSWKLVLEVNDAGRLQSTLVTLVEEWNRAAAAASAGDGQEVPTLTLTQEAIDGNVVYDLQTSAGSGLAHFLFIDGYLVVGPSRALLVEAVAQRAAGVTLIASSAFLDLLPHDGQAHYSGLVYQNLGGAMGALGEFLGSQGGIPEAERERLTALVGDGGATVAVAYGEIQGVTLSTRGAHGPMGLSFESLLAVGGILGGFDDEAETGGPAGQTDETPAGPQA, from the coding sequence ATGAAGTCCGAAGAGCGTTTCGAGCAGGCCGTCGCCGCCGTCCGTGATGAGTCGATCGATCCCCGCACCGTCGAGACGGCGGGGGAGCGCGTCTGGGCCCGTCTCACCAGCGAAGTGCGAGCCGCCGCCGACTCCGGGGTCTCCGGGGAGCCCGCCCAGGCAGAATCGCACCGGATTCTCGGTTGCGAGGGTTTTCGCGAGCTGATGCCGGCCTATCTCCTCGGCGCCCTCGCCGAGCCGAAGCGCGTGCTGCTCGAAGACCATACCCGCGAGTGCCTGCCCTGCCGACGGGCCCTCGCAGCCGCGCGCCAGGCGAAGGCGGCGGTCCGTCCGGCTGCGGCTGGTGAGCCGGCGCGTGTCCGGCGCGGACACAGCGCCGGCTTCGGGTCCGGAACACGCCGCTGGGCGCTGGCCGCCGGTCTGGCGGGGGTCGCGTTGCTGTCGGGCTTCCTCGTGCGGCAGGCCGGCGTCGGCTATCTCGGCGCGGCGCCGTCCGTGACCGTACGGTCGATCTCCGGCGAGCTTGCCGTCGTCGCCGACGGCGAGGTCCGTCCGGCGGTCGCCGGCGAGCGCATCGCGAGCTCGCAGCTGGTGCGTACCGCCCAGGGTTCGGGCGCGGTGCTCGAGCTCGCCGACGGCTCGCAGATCGAGCTCGCCGAACGCTCCGAGCTCGGCCTCGGCCGGCGCTGGGACGGCACGATCCTCGCGCTCGAGCGTGGCAGCCTCATCGTCGAGGCCGCGAAGCAGCGGCGCGGCCATCTCTACGTCGATACCGGCGACTGCCGGGTGTCGGTGGTCGGCACGATCTTCTCGGTGAATCATGGGGCGAAGGGTTCTCGCGTCTCGGTGATCGAGGGCGAGGTGCATGTCCGCCAGGGCGCCGAGCTCGCCGTCCTGCTTCCCGGGCAGCAGCTCGCCACCGGACATCGCCTCGCCGCCGTTCCGGTCGCCGAGGAGATCTCCTGGAGTCGCGATGCGGCGCGTTACCGCGAGCGCCTGGCGGCATTGAAGAGCCTCGGCCGCGAGCTCGACCTGGCACTGGTGCCGGCGTCGGCTCGCACCTCGGCGCGCCTCCTCGATCTCGTCCCGGCCGGCACCGGGGTCTACGTCGCGTTGCCCAATCTCTCGCAGTCGCTCGGGACGGCCTGGCAGCTCGTGCAGCAGCGGGTGGCGGAGAACCCGATTCTCGGCGAGTGGTGGAGCGAGCACTTCGCGGATCCCGCCGACGAGGCCGAGATCGCGCAGGCGATCGCCGAGCTCGAGCGCTTCGGCAGCGAGCTCGGGAACGAGATCGTGATCGCGATCGACACCGCGATCGCCGCCGATTCCGATGAGCAGGCTCCGCACAACGCTCCGGTGCTGCTCTCCGAGGTTGCGGACCCGGCGCGCTTCTCGCCGCTCCTCGACGAAGAGATCGCGCGTCTGAACGCCCTGCCGGCGTCCGGTGGCAGCGGGACCGAAGGCGGGAACCCGACGGACGCCCCGCGCATCCGGCGCATCGCCGATCCGTCCAGCGAGACCGCCGGCACGGACGAGCTCCTCGTCTGGCTGACCGGCGATCTGCTCCTCGCGTCGCCCTCCGCGGCACCGCTCGCCGCGGTGCAGGCCGGGCTGGCCTCGGGCAGCAACGCGTTCGTCGGCACGCCCTTCCACAGCCGGTTGGCCGGGGTCTACTCGGGTGGCGTGGAGTGGTTGGTCGGCGTCGACCTGGCGGCGATCGTCGCCCAGGTCGCAGAAGAGAGCTCGAGCGACGGCGAGGAGTCGCGTCGGGCGCTCGAGCACCTCGGTCTCGCCGACGCCGAGTTCCTGATCCTCGACAGTCGGAGCGCCGCGGGCGAGACGCAGAATCGCGCCCATCTCGGATTCCGTCAGGAGCGTCGGGGGATCGCCTCCTGGCTCGCCGAACCGGCCCCTGTCGGGGCGCTCGACTTCGTCTCGCCCGCCGCGCACCTCGCGGTGGGCGGCGTCCTCAAGGAGCCGGCGGCGATGCTCGATGACCTTCTCGCCCTGGTCGAAGCGACCGCTCCGGAGGGTGCGGACGCCGCGTCCTCGCCCCTGCGGCAGCTGGCCGACTTCGAATCGGAGCACGGGCTCTCGCTGCGCGAAGACCTTGCTGCGACCCTGGGCGGCGACTTCGCCTTCGCCCTCGACGGGCCGTGGCTGCCGATGCCCTCCTGGAAGCTGGTGCTCGAGGTCAACGACGCCGGCCGGTTGCAGTCGACCCTGGTGACGCTGGTCGAGGAGTGGAATCGCGCCGCCGCGGCCGCGTCGGCTGGCGATGGACAGGAAGTTCCGACCCTGACCCTGACGCAGGAGGCGATCGACGGAAACGTCGTCTACGACCTGCAGACCTCGGCCGGGTCGGGTCTCGCGCACTTCCTCTTCATCGACGGCTACCTCGTCGTCGGCCCGTCGCGGGCCCTGCTCGTCGAAGCCGTGGCGCAGCGCGCGGCGGGGGTGACGCTCATCGCCTCGAGCGCCTTCCTCGACCTGCTGCCTCACGACGGTCAGGCGCACTACTCGGGCCTCGTCTACCAGAACCTCGGTGGCGCGATGGGCGCTCTGGGTGAGTTTCTCGGCAGCCAGGGTGGCATCCCGGAGGCCGAGCGCGAGCGCCTGACCGCGCTCGTCGGCGACGGCGGTGCGACCGTCGCGGTGGCCTACGGCGAAATCCAGGGCGTCACGCTCTCGACGCGCGGCGCGCACGGCCCGATGGGTCTGTCGTTCGAGAGTCTCCTCGCCGTCGGCGGGATTCTCGGCGGCTTCGACGACGAAGCGGAGACGGGAGGCCCGGCAGGGCAGACCGACGAAACTCCGGCCGGTCCGCAGGCGTAG
- a CDS encoding ABC transporter ATP-binding protein, whose protein sequence is MPTPLLELEGLEVRLAGRAILKGLTGSLSGQVVGLLGPNGAGKTTLFNTILGFYEPSAGRARVLGRDIATEAGAVRERLGYMPESESFVSGLSAVRFVRMMAELSGLPPRAALERAHEALFYVGLGEARYRKLETYSLGMKQLAKLAQAIAHGPELLLLDEPTNGLDPSARQRMLGLVREIAASGVRIILSSHLLRDVESCCDEVIVLKDGKVATIANLAEERASQRRFLEIETRGGENGTYPARLAELGCEVAELSNRKLKVVLPATVDVRMLYTVASEQGVQLRRLSSSRNSLEHLFLRAMESNDSGDLAGPAVPAASADKPEAPLAGL, encoded by the coding sequence ATGCCTACACCACTGCTCGAGCTCGAAGGGCTGGAAGTCCGCCTGGCAGGGCGAGCGATCCTGAAGGGCCTCACGGGATCGCTCTCCGGCCAGGTGGTCGGTCTGTTGGGGCCCAACGGCGCCGGCAAGACCACCCTGTTCAATACCATCCTCGGTTTCTACGAGCCTTCGGCCGGCCGGGCGCGCGTCCTCGGACGTGACATCGCGACCGAGGCCGGTGCGGTCCGCGAGCGCCTCGGCTACATGCCCGAGAGCGAGTCGTTCGTGTCGGGGCTCTCGGCGGTCCGCTTCGTGCGCATGATGGCCGAGCTCTCGGGCCTGCCGCCGCGAGCGGCGCTCGAGCGGGCGCACGAGGCGCTGTTCTACGTCGGCCTGGGCGAGGCGCGCTATCGCAAGCTCGAGACCTACTCGCTCGGCATGAAGCAGCTCGCCAAGCTCGCCCAGGCGATCGCGCACGGGCCGGAGCTGCTGCTGCTCGACGAGCCGACCAACGGCCTCGACCCCTCGGCGCGCCAGCGCATGCTCGGCCTGGTGCGCGAGATCGCGGCGTCGGGCGTGCGCATCATCCTCTCCTCGCACCTTCTTCGCGATGTCGAGAGCTGCTGCGACGAGGTCATCGTGCTCAAGGACGGCAAGGTCGCGACGATCGCCAACCTCGCCGAGGAGCGCGCCAGCCAGCGCCGCTTCCTCGAGATCGAGACCCGCGGCGGCGAAAACGGCACCTATCCTGCCCGTCTCGCCGAGCTCGGCTGCGAGGTCGCGGAGCTCTCGAACCGCAAGCTCAAGGTCGTGCTGCCCGCCACCGTCGACGTGCGCATGCTGTATACCGTCGCGAGCGAGCAGGGCGTGCAGCTGCGCCGCCTGTCGTCCTCCCGCAACTCGCTCGAGCATCTCTTCCTGCGCGCCATGGAATCCAACGACTCCGGCGACCTCGCCGGGCCCGCTGTCCCTGCCGCCTCGGCAGACAAACCGGAGGCCCCCCTTGCCGGTCTATGA
- a CDS encoding ABC transporter ATP-binding protein, with protein sequence MNPLAAPPAAAPTGLRFENVSKFYGEVLGVNRVDLEIGPGITSLVGPNGSGKTTLMNLATGLLQPTEGSVTVRGIPPSDPERLFAAVGYCTQFDTYPRGITGWDFVHLYLQLHGLARGEAVQRASQAIARVGMTDAASRRIAGYSKGMKQRIKLAQAIAHDPQVLLLDEPLNGLDPLARSEVIELLRSFAADGRTVVVSSHILHEVDELSDRVVLVHGGYIVAEGAIAGVRDEMAAERPLAVLVRCDRPGVLAARVFAEDHVVEARIDPDGRGLLVRTRASEQFYLLLNRLAGEGLVEIEAVVPADEDVQAVYQYLIGAPAGTAS encoded by the coding sequence ATGAACCCGCTCGCTGCGCCGCCCGCCGCCGCGCCGACCGGGTTGCGATTCGAGAACGTCTCCAAGTTCTACGGCGAGGTGCTCGGGGTGAACCGGGTCGATCTCGAGATCGGCCCGGGCATCACGAGTCTCGTCGGACCGAACGGCTCGGGCAAGACGACGCTCATGAATCTCGCCACCGGGCTCCTGCAGCCGACCGAGGGCTCGGTCACCGTGAGGGGAATCCCGCCGAGCGACCCCGAGCGCCTGTTCGCAGCGGTCGGCTACTGCACGCAGTTCGACACCTATCCCCGCGGCATCACGGGGTGGGACTTCGTTCATCTCTACCTCCAGCTCCACGGGCTGGCGCGCGGCGAGGCGGTGCAGCGCGCCAGCCAAGCGATTGCGCGCGTCGGGATGACCGACGCCGCGTCGCGCCGCATCGCCGGCTACAGCAAGGGGATGAAGCAGCGCATCAAGCTGGCGCAGGCGATCGCCCACGACCCGCAGGTGCTGCTCCTCGACGAGCCGTTGAACGGGCTCGATCCGCTGGCGCGCTCGGAGGTGATCGAGCTGCTGCGGAGTTTCGCCGCCGACGGACGCACGGTGGTCGTCTCGAGCCACATCCTGCACGAAGTGGACGAGCTCTCGGACCGGGTGGTGCTGGTGCACGGCGGCTACATCGTCGCCGAGGGCGCGATTGCCGGGGTGCGCGACGAGATGGCCGCGGAGCGGCCGCTGGCCGTGCTGGTGCGCTGCGACCGGCCCGGCGTGCTGGCCGCCCGGGTCTTCGCCGAGGACCATGTCGTTGAAGCCCGCATCGACCCGGACGGTCGCGGCCTGCTGGTGCGGACGAGGGCCTCCGAGCAGTTCTATCTGCTGCTCAACCGGCTGGCCGGTGAGGGCCTGGTCGAGATCGAAGCGGTGGTCCCGGCGGACGAGGACGTGCAGGCGGTCTACCAGTACCTGATCGGCGCCCCCGCCGGGACGGCGAGCTAG
- a CDS encoding sigma-70 family RNA polymerase sigma factor produces the protein MPPKEADSGPGPGEVTRLLHAWRSGGESARERLIEHVYSELKKIAGAHLRGERRGQTLEATGLVHEAFLRLVPQTRVDWRDRAHFFGLASTCMRRVLVDRARARAAAKRDPEGYLLTGAATGGVSSPEELLDLDRALERLAAEHPRLAQVVEMRYFAGLEVAEIGECLGVSERTVKRDWAFARAWLVRELERGA, from the coding sequence GTGCCTCCGAAGGAAGCGGATTCCGGACCCGGACCGGGCGAGGTGACGCGGCTGCTGCACGCCTGGCGCAGCGGCGGCGAGTCGGCGCGCGAGCGCCTCATCGAACATGTCTACTCCGAGCTCAAGAAGATCGCCGGTGCTCATCTGCGCGGCGAGCGCCGCGGGCAGACGCTCGAGGCGACCGGTCTGGTGCACGAGGCGTTCCTGCGCCTGGTGCCCCAGACCCGGGTCGACTGGCGCGACCGGGCGCACTTCTTCGGCCTCGCCTCCACCTGCATGCGTCGGGTGCTGGTCGATCGCGCCCGCGCCCGCGCTGCGGCGAAGCGCGATCCGGAGGGTTACCTTCTGACGGGTGCGGCCACTGGCGGGGTCTCCTCGCCCGAGGAGCTGCTCGACCTCGATCGCGCCCTGGAGCGCCTGGCTGCGGAGCACCCGCGTCTCGCGCAGGTGGTGGAGATGCGTTACTTTGCAGGCCTCGAGGTGGCCGAGATCGGCGAGTGCCTGGGCGTCTCCGAGCGCACGGTGAAACGCGACTGGGCGTTCGCGCGCGCCTGGCTGGTGCGCGAGCTCGAAAGGGGCGCGTGA